The Bradyrhizobium guangxiense genomic sequence GGCACCTCGCGGGACCGCCGGTCGTAGATCTGTGCCAATTTGTAGGACTTGCTGCGTCGGACACGAGCCACTCGGATACTCCTTGCGAAATTGAGAATGGAACGGGTGGGAGCTCAGGCGACGGAAACCAGCCTCAGCACCACGGGACCGGAAGCACGGGCGGACGCTGCACCGGAGCGGCGCGTCAGGCGCACATGCGGCGCGCAATAGCTGAAGCCCGGCTGACACGGATGGCCGCAGAAGGCGATCTCTTCCCCGTCCTTGTCGCCGCCGTAGGGATAGCGGCAGTCGGCCGGCTCGAGTTCGACCAGTTCGATCAGGCGCGGCCGGACGCCGACGCAGCGCAACTTCAGAGGCGCCGCCGGCTTCATCGCTGACTTCGGCGGGACGTTCAGGTTCGGTAACACCGCGCGGCGTGGCGAGACTGGAGCCTCTCCCGGCAAGTATGGCGCGAGCGACGGGCTCGTGATCCATTCCGATATGACAAGCCCGAGCCGCTTGGCGCGGCCGATCACCGCATTGCGCGTGTAAGCCGTTCCAAACCTTGCGTTAATCTGCCTTCCGATTTCCGCATAAGACATGCCTTTGCGAAAATAGTCGCGAAGCGCGTCGGAGTGCTCCGACGGCCAATGGCCCGGTTCCATGTTGTTGTCCTGTGATACGCCCTCCCATCGAGCGATCGGAGGCAGAACGCCACATTCCGTTATTCCGAAGACAGAGTCAAGTATGATTTCTGATATTCATAATTGCATCAATTCCGAATTTCGGATTACAAGAGGCAGGACGGTGCGCAATCGAGGGAATCACCATGTTGGACGTTGCAATGATCGAGCGGGGCCTGGAGAAGACGGGCAAGAGCAAGGGCGGCCTTGCGGCGGCCATGGGCGTGCGGCCCGGCGCGGTCTCGGAAATCCTCGGCGGCGAGCGCTTGGTGAAGGCTTCGGAGATCATTCCGATCATGGAATATCTCGAGCTCAATCTCGCGCCGATCATGGGCCGCGTCGGCGCCGGTGCCGTGATCGAGCCGGACTACGAGCAGGTTCCGCCGGAGGGGCTCGGTGACATCACGCTGCCCTTCCCGATCATGGAGGAAACCGTCGCATTCGAGATCGTGGGCGATTCGATGCTGCCCAAATACGAGAGCGGCGACGTGATCGTGGTCTACAAGGACCAGCGCCATCCGCTTTCGAGCTTCTACGGCGAGGAGGCCGTGGTCCGGCTCAAGACCGGCGAGCGCTATTTGAAGACCATCGAACGCGGGAAGAGCCCGTCGGTCGTCAACCTCACCAGCTTCAATGCCAAGCCGATCGTCGGCGTCAAGCTGGACTGGGTCGGGGAGATCTGCCTGTCGATGCCCAAGGGGCAGCTCGAGCGGCTGCGCGCCAAGTCGGCGCGTCCCCGCAAGAAGGGCAAGTGACGGAAATTTCCGTTTTTCGGAAATATCCCTTGACTTGATTTCGATTTTCGGAAATACTCTGCCGCGTTCCCGGTGACGGGGCGCGGCAGGGTCGTTTGATGCAGTATTTCGTCGTGATGATCGACTATGGACGGCGCGGCCGCGAAGCGGTCGTCGACCCCGAAATCACGCGGCGCGAGGTCATCTCGCGGATCGCCTCGGGCGAATACCAGAATGTCTCGTTCATCCACGAGATCGCGGAAAATGTGGTCGAAGACGTCACCGAGGCGATCCTGAGCGAGGCCGCCCTGCCCAAGATCCCGCCCGAAGATGTCGACCTCCAGGCAACCCGCCTCGACCACATCCGCGATCTACGCAAGCACGAACGGGCGTGACGCGGGCCGGGTCGCCCGCGCCCCGTCCGGCCGGATGTTACACCAGGAGCACGGTCGATCCCGTGGTCTTGCGCGCGGCAAGATCGGCATGCGCCTTAGCGGCGTCCTTCAGCGAGTAGGTCTGGTGCACTTCGATCTTGACCGCGCCGGACTTGA encodes the following:
- a CDS encoding S24 family peptidase; amino-acid sequence: MLDVAMIERGLEKTGKSKGGLAAAMGVRPGAVSEILGGERLVKASEIIPIMEYLELNLAPIMGRVGAGAVIEPDYEQVPPEGLGDITLPFPIMEETVAFEIVGDSMLPKYESGDVIVVYKDQRHPLSSFYGEEAVVRLKTGERYLKTIERGKSPSVVNLTSFNAKPIVGVKLDWVGEICLSMPKGQLERLRAKSARPRKKGK
- a CDS encoding GcrA family cell cycle regulator, which codes for MEPGHWPSEHSDALRDYFRKGMSYAEIGRQINARFGTAYTRNAVIGRAKRLGLVISEWITSPSLAPYLPGEAPVSPRRAVLPNLNVPPKSAMKPAAPLKLRCVGVRPRLIELVELEPADCRYPYGGDKDGEEIAFCGHPCQPGFSYCAPHVRLTRRSGAASARASGPVVLRLVSVA